One window from the genome of Entelurus aequoreus isolate RoL-2023_Sb linkage group LG04, RoL_Eaeq_v1.1, whole genome shotgun sequence encodes:
- the gpatch2 gene encoding G patch domain-containing protein 2 isoform X2 has protein sequence MFRAANRKTISKAGNGWHFRRTMDELVHDLVSALEESSEQAARGGFGDGGDHALSVGCLLKRQARKRRGRKRRSDNPHPPWETGHLSEGSESSVEEHKDYRASTGGVSANSHARDNSDSDEQLGPKRRTPLTSDMGRGKRPLWPDDLGILGAAEGTRSLRRRRKVKRMAVDPPAEPEPPSTMMLAPPPVPKPRMGARPHRLSPNEGRVAMEICGGGLSGPMGRKSRMKKRKLLPHRVGVEAADEGVVVESEELVISPLEASKDKMELEVQKGSDEEMSDSETSSVSNSSDGGLYTNDEGRQGDDEQSDWFYEGEPGAGSAPGGACGVAGVIPWWERDAGSEELDLTDPVFNNILTGSFPLMTTDAKRGFQARLNRLHGHQKQGCGGQEPWFSSGSRRDHGQLHWDTRPDRGHWRSCSVKTANRQTSGHLGSLCMGDVKRRRKAAPLCSMAPSVVGENMPPIPDTNVGSRMLQSMGWKPGMGLGPEGRGITEPVRASQRPKGAGLGFN, from the exons ATGTTCCGTGCGGCTAACAGAAAAACCATCAGCAAAGCGGGAAACGGCTG GCACTTTCGCCGGACTATGGACGAGCTGGTCCATGATCTGGTGTCAGCACTGGAGGAGAGCTCAGAGCAGGCGGCGCGGGGCGGCTTCGGCGATGGCGGGGACCATGCCCTGTCCGTGGGCTGCTTGCTGAAAAGACAGGCACGTAAACGCCGAGGCAGGAAACGGCGCTCGGACAACCCGCACCCGCCCTGGGAGACGGGACACCTGAGCGAGGGCTCGGAGTCCAGTGTAGAGGAACACAAG GACTACCGTGCCAGCACAGGAGGCGTGTCTGCCAACAGTCATGCTCGCGACAACAGCGACTCTGATGAGCAGCTCGGTCCCAAACGCCGCACCCCCTTGACTTCTGACATGGGCAGAGGCAAGCGCCCCCTGTGGCCTGACGACCTGGGCATCTTAGGAGCCGCAGAAGGAACACGCAGCCTCAGGCGACGCCGCAAAGTCAAACGCATGGCCGTGGACCCGCCTGCAGAGCCGGAGCCCCCTTCCACTATGATGCTGGCTCCTCCGCCCGTCCCCAAACCCCGCATGGGAGCCAGACCCCACAGACTGAGCCCCAACGAAGGCAGGGTGGCCATGGAGATCTGTGGAGGTGGGCTTTCGGGGCCGATGGGAAGGAAGAGCAGGATGAAGAAGAGGAAGCTGCTCCCCCATAGAGTTGGGGTGGAGGCTGCCGATGAAGGCGTGGTGGTGGAGAGCGAGGAGCTCGTTATATCTCCACTGGAGGCCTCCAAGGACAAGATGGAGCTGGAGGTGCAGAAGGGGTCAGATGAGGAGATGAGTGACAG TGAGACCAGCAGTGTGAGTAACAGCAGTGACGGGGGCCTCTACACCAACGATGAGGGCAGACAAG GCGACGATGAGCAGAGCGACTGGTTCTACGAGGGTGAGCCCGGCGCCGGTTCGGCACCTGGTGGCGCTTGTGGGGTGGCGGGGGTCATCCCCTGGTGGGAGAGGGACGCCGGCTCGGAGGAACTAGATCTGACGGACCCGGTCTTCAACAATATCCTCACAGGGTCCTTCCCCCTAATGACCACCGATGCCAAGAGAG GTTTCCAGGCCCGACTGAACCGTCTCCACGGACACCAGAAGCAGGGCTGCGGCGGTCAGGA GCCATGGTTCAGCTCAGGCTCCAGGAGGGACCACGGACAG TTGCACTGGGACACTCGTCCAGACAGAGGCCACTGGAGAAGCTGCTCTGTAAAAACAGCCAACAG ACAGACGAGCGGCCACCTCGGCTCCCTGTGCATGGGGGATGTCAAACGGAGGCGGAAAGCAGCCCCCCTCTGCTCCATGGCACCCTCAG TGGTCGGGGAGAACATGCCCCCCATCCCGGACACCAACGTGGGCAGCCGCATGTTACAGAGCATGGGGTGGAAGCCGGGCATGGGCCTAGGCCCAGAGGGGCGGGGCATCACTGAGCCCGTCCGGGCCTCACAGAGACCGAAGGGCGCAGGTTTAGGTTTCAACTGA
- the gpatch2 gene encoding G patch domain-containing protein 2 isoform X1, with protein MFRAANRKTISKAGNGWHFRRTMDELVHDLVSALEESSEQAARGGFGDGGDHALSVGCLLKRQARKRRGRKRRSDNPHPPWETGHLSEGSESSVEEHKDYRASTGGVSANSHARDNSDSDEQLGPKRRTPLTSDMGRGKRPLWPDDLGILGAAEGTRSLRRRRKVKRMAVDPPAEPEPPSTMMLAPPPVPKPRMGARPHRLSPNEGRVAMEICGGGLSGPMGRKSRMKKRKLLPHRVGVEAADEGVVVESEELVISPLEASKDKMELEVQKGSDEEMSDSETSSVSNSSDGGLYTNDEGRQGDDEQSDWFYEGEPGAGSAPGGACGVAGVIPWWERDAGSEELDLTDPVFNNILTGSFPLMTTDAKRGFQARLNRLHGHQKQGCGGQEPWFSSGSRRDHGQLHWDTRPDRGHWRSCSVKTANRQTSGHLGSLCMGDVKRRRKAAPLCSMAPSAVVGENMPPIPDTNVGSRMLQSMGWKPGMGLGPEGRGITEPVRASQRPKGAGLGFN; from the exons ATGTTCCGTGCGGCTAACAGAAAAACCATCAGCAAAGCGGGAAACGGCTG GCACTTTCGCCGGACTATGGACGAGCTGGTCCATGATCTGGTGTCAGCACTGGAGGAGAGCTCAGAGCAGGCGGCGCGGGGCGGCTTCGGCGATGGCGGGGACCATGCCCTGTCCGTGGGCTGCTTGCTGAAAAGACAGGCACGTAAACGCCGAGGCAGGAAACGGCGCTCGGACAACCCGCACCCGCCCTGGGAGACGGGACACCTGAGCGAGGGCTCGGAGTCCAGTGTAGAGGAACACAAG GACTACCGTGCCAGCACAGGAGGCGTGTCTGCCAACAGTCATGCTCGCGACAACAGCGACTCTGATGAGCAGCTCGGTCCCAAACGCCGCACCCCCTTGACTTCTGACATGGGCAGAGGCAAGCGCCCCCTGTGGCCTGACGACCTGGGCATCTTAGGAGCCGCAGAAGGAACACGCAGCCTCAGGCGACGCCGCAAAGTCAAACGCATGGCCGTGGACCCGCCTGCAGAGCCGGAGCCCCCTTCCACTATGATGCTGGCTCCTCCGCCCGTCCCCAAACCCCGCATGGGAGCCAGACCCCACAGACTGAGCCCCAACGAAGGCAGGGTGGCCATGGAGATCTGTGGAGGTGGGCTTTCGGGGCCGATGGGAAGGAAGAGCAGGATGAAGAAGAGGAAGCTGCTCCCCCATAGAGTTGGGGTGGAGGCTGCCGATGAAGGCGTGGTGGTGGAGAGCGAGGAGCTCGTTATATCTCCACTGGAGGCCTCCAAGGACAAGATGGAGCTGGAGGTGCAGAAGGGGTCAGATGAGGAGATGAGTGACAG TGAGACCAGCAGTGTGAGTAACAGCAGTGACGGGGGCCTCTACACCAACGATGAGGGCAGACAAG GCGACGATGAGCAGAGCGACTGGTTCTACGAGGGTGAGCCCGGCGCCGGTTCGGCACCTGGTGGCGCTTGTGGGGTGGCGGGGGTCATCCCCTGGTGGGAGAGGGACGCCGGCTCGGAGGAACTAGATCTGACGGACCCGGTCTTCAACAATATCCTCACAGGGTCCTTCCCCCTAATGACCACCGATGCCAAGAGAG GTTTCCAGGCCCGACTGAACCGTCTCCACGGACACCAGAAGCAGGGCTGCGGCGGTCAGGA GCCATGGTTCAGCTCAGGCTCCAGGAGGGACCACGGACAG TTGCACTGGGACACTCGTCCAGACAGAGGCCACTGGAGAAGCTGCTCTGTAAAAACAGCCAACAG ACAGACGAGCGGCCACCTCGGCTCCCTGTGCATGGGGGATGTCAAACGGAGGCGGAAAGCAGCCCCCCTCTGCTCCATGGCACCCTCAG CAGTGGTCGGGGAGAACATGCCCCCCATCCCGGACACCAACGTGGGCAGCCGCATGTTACAGAGCATGGGGTGGAAGCCGGGCATGGGCCTAGGCCCAGAGGGGCGGGGCATCACTGAGCCCGTCCGGGCCTCACAGAGACCGAAGGGCGCAGGTTTAGGTTTCAACTGA
- the gpatch2 gene encoding G patch domain-containing protein 2 isoform X3, which yields MDELVHDLVSALEESSEQAARGGFGDGGDHALSVGCLLKRQARKRRGRKRRSDNPHPPWETGHLSEGSESSVEEHKDYRASTGGVSANSHARDNSDSDEQLGPKRRTPLTSDMGRGKRPLWPDDLGILGAAEGTRSLRRRRKVKRMAVDPPAEPEPPSTMMLAPPPVPKPRMGARPHRLSPNEGRVAMEICGGGLSGPMGRKSRMKKRKLLPHRVGVEAADEGVVVESEELVISPLEASKDKMELEVQKGSDEEMSDSETSSVSNSSDGGLYTNDEGRQGDDEQSDWFYEGEPGAGSAPGGACGVAGVIPWWERDAGSEELDLTDPVFNNILTGSFPLMTTDAKRGFQARLNRLHGHQKQGCGGQEPWFSSGSRRDHGQLHWDTRPDRGHWRSCSVKTANRQTSGHLGSLCMGDVKRRRKAAPLCSMAPSAVVGENMPPIPDTNVGSRMLQSMGWKPGMGLGPEGRGITEPVRASQRPKGAGLGFN from the exons ATGGACGAGCTGGTCCATGATCTGGTGTCAGCACTGGAGGAGAGCTCAGAGCAGGCGGCGCGGGGCGGCTTCGGCGATGGCGGGGACCATGCCCTGTCCGTGGGCTGCTTGCTGAAAAGACAGGCACGTAAACGCCGAGGCAGGAAACGGCGCTCGGACAACCCGCACCCGCCCTGGGAGACGGGACACCTGAGCGAGGGCTCGGAGTCCAGTGTAGAGGAACACAAG GACTACCGTGCCAGCACAGGAGGCGTGTCTGCCAACAGTCATGCTCGCGACAACAGCGACTCTGATGAGCAGCTCGGTCCCAAACGCCGCACCCCCTTGACTTCTGACATGGGCAGAGGCAAGCGCCCCCTGTGGCCTGACGACCTGGGCATCTTAGGAGCCGCAGAAGGAACACGCAGCCTCAGGCGACGCCGCAAAGTCAAACGCATGGCCGTGGACCCGCCTGCAGAGCCGGAGCCCCCTTCCACTATGATGCTGGCTCCTCCGCCCGTCCCCAAACCCCGCATGGGAGCCAGACCCCACAGACTGAGCCCCAACGAAGGCAGGGTGGCCATGGAGATCTGTGGAGGTGGGCTTTCGGGGCCGATGGGAAGGAAGAGCAGGATGAAGAAGAGGAAGCTGCTCCCCCATAGAGTTGGGGTGGAGGCTGCCGATGAAGGCGTGGTGGTGGAGAGCGAGGAGCTCGTTATATCTCCACTGGAGGCCTCCAAGGACAAGATGGAGCTGGAGGTGCAGAAGGGGTCAGATGAGGAGATGAGTGACAG TGAGACCAGCAGTGTGAGTAACAGCAGTGACGGGGGCCTCTACACCAACGATGAGGGCAGACAAG GCGACGATGAGCAGAGCGACTGGTTCTACGAGGGTGAGCCCGGCGCCGGTTCGGCACCTGGTGGCGCTTGTGGGGTGGCGGGGGTCATCCCCTGGTGGGAGAGGGACGCCGGCTCGGAGGAACTAGATCTGACGGACCCGGTCTTCAACAATATCCTCACAGGGTCCTTCCCCCTAATGACCACCGATGCCAAGAGAG GTTTCCAGGCCCGACTGAACCGTCTCCACGGACACCAGAAGCAGGGCTGCGGCGGTCAGGA GCCATGGTTCAGCTCAGGCTCCAGGAGGGACCACGGACAG TTGCACTGGGACACTCGTCCAGACAGAGGCCACTGGAGAAGCTGCTCTGTAAAAACAGCCAACAG ACAGACGAGCGGCCACCTCGGCTCCCTGTGCATGGGGGATGTCAAACGGAGGCGGAAAGCAGCCCCCCTCTGCTCCATGGCACCCTCAG CAGTGGTCGGGGAGAACATGCCCCCCATCCCGGACACCAACGTGGGCAGCCGCATGTTACAGAGCATGGGGTGGAAGCCGGGCATGGGCCTAGGCCCAGAGGGGCGGGGCATCACTGAGCCCGTCCGGGCCTCACAGAGACCGAAGGGCGCAGGTTTAGGTTTCAACTGA